Genomic segment of Parabacteroides pacaensis:
TTCCGGATGATTCAAAGGATCTACCGTTAATTCGATAGAATCGCTTTGGTTATTCCAATAAATCCGGGTACGCACTACAGAGGGGTCTAATATATAAAAGCTTAATTTAGCCCGGTTTCTTCCTGGATAAAATTTGACAGAGTCCGTAATGCCGGCGTAGACGATTTCTCCGTCTTTGAGAAAGTCTTTGTAAGTAGCGTCCATACCGTCGCAATTGGCTAAACCCAATAAGAGGGTACACAATAGAAAGAGATTTATATAATTCTGTTTCATAATGCTATAATTAGGAGTTATTGATTATCATTTATGTCTTTACTTCCCCAGAAGGTAAGTTCTGCAATATACATGTGGTCTAATGCGCCCCAAACTTTTACTATTTTAAATCGCAAATAACGTATGGGAGGAATGCCTGCGGGAAATTCGAAATCTTCTCCGTCCGTAACGGCAAATTGTTTGTCTTCGGTTGTTACGGTTCCTTCCGGTAACCCGGAGGGCTTTACGGAATTACAAGTGGTAAGTAACGTCCAATTTTCCCATCCTCCGTCTTTGTCAGGATCGTTACTTCCCCAGATTTCGTAAATTCTAGGATCGCCGCCCGTATAAGGACCGTCGGTTGTACCATTCCTGTGGAATAATTTGAAACGACTTAATACGGTTGTAGTTCCTAGATCGAAATTGAACCATTGAGGGAGCCCGCTACCGGGCTTGGTATGGAATATTTCGCTGGTAGTACCATCCCATAAATTTTGAAACTTACCGATATGGGCTTCATGGGTATTACCAGGCAGATTTATCTCCTTGAATTTAGTTTTATCCAATTGTTGCTCGAAGATAGGAGTCAACTCCGCAAACAACGTATCCGATTTGTTATTCCAGCGGTCTCTTACAAATGCGCCGAACATCCTTTTTTCGGGATTAAACCCTCTGGCAGCAAAAGAGCCGGCAGCCCGTTTGGTATAATACGTCTCGGTGGGAATATACATGCCGGTACTGTCGGGGGTAATAACCGTAAGCACTACACTTGCTTCCGATTCGTTTTCGAACAGTACTTTTACTCCTCCGAAGGTTTCTTCTATCTTCAGGGATTTAAAGACTGTCTGGACCGGAGGTT
This window contains:
- a CDS encoding DUF5000 domain-containing lipoprotein — translated: MKNTIYLVLCLLGSLLLSCSEDKIEPINKDGEIPHAVSEVQVESLPGGARISYKLPKDNNLLYIKAVYTLQSGLQREVKASFYKNYLIIDGLADTSPCHVDLYSVSRNENMSEPVSIEVVPLEPPVQTVFKSLKIEETFGGVKVLFENESEASVVLTVITPDSTGMYIPTETYYTKRAAGSFAARGFNPEKRMFGAFVRDRWNNKSDTLFAELTPIFEQQLDKTKFKEINLPGNTHEAHIGKFQNLWDGTTSEIFHTKPGSGLPQWFNFDLGTTTVLSRFKLFHRNGTTDGPYTGGDPRIYEIWGSNDPDKDGGWENWTLLTTCNSVKPSGLPEGTVTTEDKQFAVTDGEDFEFPAGIPPIRYLRFKIVKVWGALDHMYIAELTFWGSKDINDNQ